A single Phoenix dactylifera cultivar Barhee BC4 chromosome 1, palm_55x_up_171113_PBpolish2nd_filt_p, whole genome shotgun sequence DNA region contains:
- the LOC103699372 gene encoding serine/arginine-rich splicing factor RSZ21A: MARVYVGNLDPRATARELEDEFRVFGVLRSVWVARKPPGFAFIDFDDRRDAQDAIRELDGKNGWRVELSHNSSGGSRGRDRYGGSDMKCYECGEPGHFARECRLRIGSGGLGSGRRRSRSPRYRRSPSYGRRSYSPHDRSPRRRSVSPRGRSYSKSPPPRHVRDESPYANGTSAARYRRRSRS; the protein is encoded by the exons ATGGCTCGTGTTTATGTTGGCAATTTGGATCCGCGAGCTACTGCCCGGGAACTTGAAGACGAGTTTCGGGTGTTTGGGGTTTTACGAAG TGTGTGGGTTGCCAGGAAACCACCAGGTTTTgctttcattgattttgatgaccgCAGGGATGCTCAGGATGCAATTCGTGAATTGGATG GTAAGAATGGATGGAGAGTTGAGCTGTCCCATAACTCAAGTGGTGGCAGCCGTGGGCGTGACCGTTATGGAGGTTCTGATATGAAGTGTTATGAGTGTGGCGAGCCTGGTCACTTTGCTCGTGAATGCCGTTTGCGAATTGGTTCTGGAGGGTTGGGCAGTGGAAGGCGTCGTAGCCGAAGTCCCAGATATCGTAGGAGCCCAAGCTATGGTAGAAG GAGCTACAGTCCTCATGACCGCTCTCCAAGGCGTCGCAGTGTGTCACCTCGTGGGCGCAGCTACAGCAAGTCGCCACCGCCTCGCCATGTTCGTGATGAGTCACCCTATGCTAATGG AACTTCTGCTGCCAGATACAGGCGCCGCAGTAGGAGCTGA